From a single Pyxicephalus adspersus chromosome 11, UCB_Pads_2.0, whole genome shotgun sequence genomic region:
- the LOC140340245 gene encoding olfactory receptor 1L4-like yields the protein MVSVLGNILLIFFTIISPRLQSPMYFFLSNLSLVDLCLTTVVVPRLLLNLAFNHKNISFQEYFAQVYFFVAFGGVECFILSIMAYDRYIAVSKPLYYVNIMSRKLCLQLSLASWIINLVNSVLHTVLISRLSFCGPRIVHHFFCDLLPLFKLSCSDTSVNQLVIYIEGFMIIAVPFLVTLISYIHIICTILKIPSTTGRKTAFSTCSAHLTVVTLFYGTMICVYFRPSSAYSVVYDKLGAVLYTVFTPMLNPFIYSLRNKDVKNAFKKLVYSKMPI from the coding sequence CTGTTTTGGGTAACATTCTCCTGATATTTTTCACCATCATATCCCCACGGCTACAATCTCCAATGTACTTTTTCCTCAGTAACCTTTCCCTAGTAGACCTGTGCCTGACAACAGTTGTGGTCCCTCGACTCCTCCTAAACTTAGCGTTCAACCATAAAAACATCTCTTTCCAAGAATACTTTGCCCAGGTctatttttttgttgcctttggCGGAGTGGAATGTTTTATTCTTAGCATTATGGCCTATGACAGATATATAGCTGTCAGCAAACcattatattatgtaaatataatgaGCAGAAAGCTTTGTCTTCAGCTATCTCTGGCTTCTTGGATAATCAACTTAGTCAACTCTGTCCTTCATACTGTTCTGATTTCTAGGTTGTCTTTTTGTGGACCTCGAATTGTCCATCATTTCTTCTGTGACTTATTGCCCCTATTTAAGCTTTCTTGCTCTGATACATCAGTCAATCAGTTGGTCATCTATATTGAAGGATTCATGATTATTGCAGTGCCTTTCTTGGTAACTTTAATTTCCTATATTCATATAATTTGTACCATATTAAAGATACCTTCTACTACTGGGAGGAAGACTGCATTTTCTACTTGTTCAGCCCACCTGACTGTGGTCACGTTATTTTATGGAACAATGATTTGTGTGTACTTTCGACCGTCTTCTGCATATTCTGTTGTATATGACAAACTTGGAGCAGTTCTGTACACCGTCTTTACACCAATGCTCAATCCATTTATTTATAGTTTGCGAAATAAAGATGTGAAGAACGCATTCAAGAAACTTGTATATTCTAAAATGCCAATATAA